TATGTTCAGACAAAATAAATACGGGAGGCAACTCATGATCGCATACATAAAAACTCAGGGTTCAAGAATTGTAAAAGAAGGCAGGCATCTGCTTGTTAAGCAGGGTACAGCGGTTTTCAATACTCTTTTTACATACAAGCTAAAGCAACTTCTCGTTTTCGGCAATATTGAGATATCACACAGGGCATTGGCACAACTGATGCGAAATAATATAGATGTGGTATTTCTCACGCAAAACGGAAGATATCTTGGAAGGCTTGCTCCTGTTGAATCGAAAAACGTATATCTTCGCAAAAAGCAATATAACATGATAGATGATTCTCAATTCGGTCTTCGCATGTCAAAAAACATTGTTGCCGGAAAGCTTTCCAACATGGCAACTCTTCTTATGCGTATAAAACGCACACGTAATCAGAAAGATGCCGGAAACAAGGCTAAAAGTATTATGGACCTGATGCAAAGGCTTAATGAGTCCGGTAATGTGGATACAGTGCGCGGTTACGAGGGACGGGGAAGCGCCATTTACTTTGAAGGTTTAAGGTATGGGTTTATCGGAGATATCGGATTTACAAGAAGAGTAAGACGACCGCCTACAGATCCTGTGAACTCCGTTCTTTCTTTGCTTTATACTTTTTTGATGAATCGTGTTTATGCTGCGGTTCGTATTGCAGCGCTTGATCCCTATCCCGGCTTTCTCCATTCGTTAGATTACGGGCGCTATTCACTTGTGCTTGATCTTATGGAAGAATTTCGCAGCATAATTGCAGACACTCTTACGCTTTCTCTTTTTAATCTGAATATTCTGCAAAAGAATGATTTTTTCATTGAAAAACAAAATGAAAACGTTTTGGAAAACCCGGAAGAAAAAACTATTGCAGATGTCTCGGCAGACCCAATCGGATTAATTAACATGCATGAAGATCC
The genomic region above belongs to Pseudomonadota bacterium and contains:
- the cas1 gene encoding CRISPR-associated endonuclease Cas1: MIAYIKTQGSRIVKEGRHLLVKQGTAVFNTLFTYKLKQLLVFGNIEISHRALAQLMRNNIDVVFLTQNGRYLGRLAPVESKNVYLRKKQYNMIDDSQFGLRMSKNIVAGKLSNMATLLMRIKRTRNQKDAGNKAKSIMDLMQRLNESGNVDTVRGYEGRGSAIYFEGLRYGFIGDIGFTRRVRRPPTDPVNSVLSLLYTFLMNRVYAAVRIAALDPYPGFLHSLDYGRYSLVLDLMEEFRSIIADTLTLSLFNLNILQKNDFFIEKQNENVLENPEEKTIADVSADPIGLINMHEDPSDCFDIPEQRIEKEAANPFQITGKYPVKLHPDAFKRIIEAFEKKLGTEFFHPSAQRQLSYSDAIIFQAGQYRKVIEGEAGEYQPILLK